A portion of the Candidatus Pristimantibacillus lignocellulolyticus genome contains these proteins:
- a CDS encoding peptidase yields the protein MNKMYKMIATTSILAMTIIPLTANAQQVPPPTIHNGQGLIQYQAKVVPATMGLITNFVNDKSGKFITVLGRGLAVNDQSEMVLSITKDTKIIDSKGNKVALKTIMDEKRVVKAFYGGNITRSLPAQGTALTLVVQDYTFLGINGVVSEVNEDSIVVNGTDLYSSNEETVILRFANKAQIIDQNGKVIKANKIEPGMSVKAFYGPATTKSIPPQSTSNYILVNTVIEENAIGTDGIITNVTDDRITVIGNPMEKGGTDYVILSVDEKTKIVDEDGKILTKSDLKNDIRVDAYYDGVMTMIYPAQTHADKIVVKAMETNKVEGTIVASSLTSEGQVYIDINTDKSTSNDIILNISDKTKVISMYNNGADLKVGMKITAYHESAMTFSLPGITNAEIVIVNSDFNTENPQ from the coding sequence ATGAACAAAATGTACAAGATGATAGCTACAACGTCTATTCTAGCCATGACAATTATTCCGCTTACTGCAAATGCACAGCAAGTTCCACCCCCAACGATTCATAATGGACAAGGGTTAATTCAATATCAAGCGAAAGTTGTTCCAGCTACAATGGGATTAATAACTAATTTCGTTAACGATAAGTCTGGGAAATTCATTACCGTATTAGGTCGAGGTCTTGCTGTAAATGATCAAAGCGAGATGGTACTATCGATTACGAAAGATACAAAGATTATTGATTCTAAAGGTAATAAAGTGGCATTAAAAACGATTATGGATGAGAAAAGAGTCGTTAAAGCTTTTTACGGAGGCAACATTACGCGTAGCCTTCCCGCACAAGGGACTGCACTAACGCTTGTTGTTCAAGATTACACTTTTCTTGGAATAAATGGTGTAGTATCCGAAGTGAATGAAGACAGTATTGTAGTAAATGGGACAGACCTCTACTCATCAAATGAAGAGACGGTTATTCTACGATTTGCTAACAAAGCTCAAATCATAGATCAAAATGGCAAAGTAATTAAAGCGAACAAGATAGAGCCAGGAATGAGTGTTAAAGCATTCTATGGTCCTGCGACTACGAAGAGTATTCCACCACAATCGACATCTAACTATATTTTGGTGAACACAGTAATCGAAGAAAATGCTATTGGTACAGATGGTATTATCACGAATGTAACAGATGATCGTATTACGGTAATTGGTAATCCAATGGAAAAAGGTGGTACCGATTATGTTATCTTATCTGTGGATGAGAAGACTAAAATTGTGGACGAAGATGGGAAAATATTAACAAAATCAGATTTGAAAAATGATATTCGCGTCGATGCTTACTATGATGGAGTCATGACAATGATCTATCCTGCACAAACTCATGCGGATAAAATTGTTGTAAAAGCAATGGAAACAAACAAAGTCGAAGGCACAATTGTAGCATCGAGTCTTACATCAGAAGGTCAAGTTTATATCGATATCAACACTGACAAATCTACGAGTAACGATATTATTCTAAATATCTCAGATAAGACGAAAGTGATCTCCATGTATAATAATGGTGCTGATTTGAAAGTAGGAATGAAAATTACAGCGTATCATGAGTCAGCGATGACGTTTTCTTTACCTGGTATAACTAATGCTGAAATTGTAATCGTGAATTCCGACTTCAATACAGAAAATCCTCAATAA
- the uvsE gene encoding UV DNA damage repair endonuclease UvsE produces the protein MKVRFGFVAMSVILENASPSKTMTYASFSKLNDRQAAIGRLEQIAQQNLHNTLRLLKHAHGNDVKLYRLTSKLIPLATHDGLAGWDPYPILANDFKAIGDYALEKGIRVSLHPDHFCVLSTPRPEVLVNSIKDLEYHVDMLEAMGLDERSKCNIHMGGAYGDKVTSSARFIEQFSSLPDRLKHRITLENDDKTFNVEETLIAAEAVSVPMVLDIHHHAVNPGHITDEMVTEQFWPRIQGTWEKEMQRLELSSLEQLPVKIHVSSPKSISDPRGHADLVEVAPVLKFLRAIAPKASHVDCMLEAKSKDQAVFQLMDELKQLALTSDDISILDDASIEITIR, from the coding sequence ATGAAAGTAAGATTTGGGTTTGTCGCAATGAGTGTCATCCTTGAAAATGCATCACCATCAAAGACGATGACTTATGCTAGCTTTTCTAAGCTTAATGATCGTCAAGCTGCGATTGGGCGACTTGAACAGATCGCGCAACAAAATTTACATAATACGTTACGTTTGTTGAAACATGCTCATGGTAATGATGTGAAACTTTATCGGCTCACATCTAAACTAATTCCACTTGCTACACATGATGGATTGGCTGGATGGGACCCATATCCGATTTTAGCTAATGATTTCAAAGCGATCGGAGACTACGCTTTAGAAAAAGGGATCAGAGTATCACTTCATCCCGATCATTTCTGCGTATTAAGTACACCTCGACCAGAAGTGCTTGTTAATTCTATTAAAGATCTTGAATATCATGTCGATATGCTGGAAGCAATGGGATTAGATGAACGTTCTAAATGTAACATACATATGGGTGGTGCTTATGGAGATAAGGTCACTTCCAGTGCTCGTTTTATAGAACAGTTTAGCAGCCTTCCAGATCGTTTGAAGCATAGAATTACGCTTGAAAATGATGATAAAACATTCAATGTAGAAGAAACTTTAATAGCAGCAGAAGCGGTTTCGGTGCCGATGGTGCTAGATATCCATCATCATGCGGTTAATCCAGGTCATATTACTGACGAAATGGTTACAGAACAATTTTGGCCACGTATCCAAGGGACTTGGGAAAAAGAAATGCAAAGACTAGAATTATCGAGTTTAGAGCAACTCCCGGTGAAGATTCACGTTTCCAGTCCAAAAAGTATCTCGGATCCTAGAGGGCATGCTGACCTAGTTGAAGTAGCTCCGGTTCTTAAATTTCTTAGAGCGATTGCTCCAAAAGCTAGTCATGTTGATTGTATGTTAGAGGCGAAATCAAAGGATCAAGCTGTATTTCAATTAATGGACGAGTTGAAGCAACTTGCTCTTACATCAGATGATATTTCGATTCTCGATGATGCTAGCATTGAAATAACGATAAGGTAA
- a CDS encoding SurA N-terminal domain-containing protein: MKQSTFVKIGIFIIITAAALISYFIYQNEQASSSNSAINIVGKEEIIQSYYNKIYDESIADKDKVIAKSSEFQVTKFDFLYSKYTTEMFRELGANTKKTNDKKIINNLVARQLMIVDAKSKGITVQVDEVDDFTETIKDQLLNNEQDGLQQNDIIILYKAWSQSANLTLEQFLDSEFFRDQYEEGVYFSKLYEYLLTEKIVTSFEDFEDYQDDLFKQQRNNVDITYKNI, from the coding sequence TTGAAACAAAGTACGTTTGTAAAGATAGGCATTTTTATCATTATTACAGCAGCTGCATTAATTTCCTATTTCATATATCAAAATGAACAAGCTAGTTCATCAAATTCTGCCATAAACATCGTTGGTAAAGAAGAGATTATTCAAAGCTACTATAATAAAATATATGATGAATCTATAGCTGACAAAGATAAAGTGATAGCGAAATCTTCTGAATTTCAAGTGACGAAATTTGATTTTTTATATAGTAAATATACTACAGAAATGTTTAGAGAGTTAGGGGCGAATACGAAAAAGACGAATGATAAGAAAATTATTAATAATCTAGTTGCAAGGCAGCTTATGATCGTAGATGCCAAGAGTAAAGGGATTACCGTTCAAGTTGATGAAGTAGACGATTTTACTGAAACGATAAAAGATCAACTCTTGAATAACGAACAAGATGGTCTACAGCAAAATGACATAATAATTTTATATAAGGCATGGTCGCAAAGTGCGAATCTAACATTAGAACAATTTTTGGATAGCGAGTTTTTTCGTGATCAATATGAAGAAGGGGTGTATTTTTCGAAATTGTATGAATATCTCCTGACTGAGAAAATCGTGACCTCTTTTGAGGATTTTGAAGACTATCAGGATGATCTGTTTAAGCAGCAGAGAAATAATGTCGACATTACTTACAAAAACATCTAA
- a CDS encoding D-alanine--D-alanine ligase, with product MGSKVKVGLVYGGKSGEHEVSLSTAFAVMKEFDYNKYEIKPFYITKQGQWITGPSMTEAPASGEQLRFEANEESSKGTTHSALFSIFSALDGVTHEQQVDIMFPLLHGTFGEDGTIQGLFEMANIPYVGTGVLASSVGMDKVFMKKAFADANLPQCVFRYFTKAQWLKDQSFFLMECEIALGYPCFVKPANLGSSVGVSKANNREELIKAIDYAFRFDRKVIIEEFIDAREVEVSVLGNDEPKASIVGEIISSNDFYDYKAKYIDGKSTMAIPANIDEAKMTELREMAVTAFKAIDGTGLSRADFFLERKSGNIYINELNTLPGFTPFSMYPLLWRESGLSYQQLLDELLNLAFERHAAKQQIDFVGDNM from the coding sequence ATGGGAAGCAAAGTTAAGGTAGGCCTTGTATACGGTGGTAAATCTGGAGAACATGAAGTATCATTGTCCACCGCATTTGCAGTAATGAAAGAATTCGACTATAACAAATATGAGATTAAACCTTTCTATATTACAAAGCAAGGTCAATGGATCACTGGTCCATCGATGACAGAGGCACCTGCATCTGGAGAACAATTACGCTTTGAAGCTAACGAGGAATCAAGTAAGGGAACAACACATTCGGCATTATTTTCTATTTTTAGCGCATTAGACGGCGTGACGCATGAACAACAAGTTGATATCATGTTCCCGTTGTTACATGGGACATTCGGTGAAGATGGGACGATTCAAGGTCTATTTGAAATGGCCAATATCCCTTACGTAGGTACAGGAGTGCTTGCTTCTTCAGTAGGTATGGATAAAGTGTTCATGAAAAAAGCATTTGCTGATGCAAATCTTCCGCAATGCGTATTCCGTTACTTTACAAAAGCACAATGGCTGAAGGATCAATCATTTTTCTTAATGGAATGTGAAATTGCCCTTGGTTATCCTTGCTTTGTAAAGCCCGCTAATCTAGGTTCTAGTGTTGGAGTATCTAAAGCCAATAATCGTGAAGAACTTATAAAAGCTATTGATTATGCATTCCGTTTTGACCGTAAAGTTATCATTGAGGAATTTATCGATGCACGTGAAGTGGAAGTTAGTGTATTAGGTAATGATGAACCCAAAGCATCTATCGTTGGTGAGATTATTTCTTCAAATGACTTCTATGACTACAAAGCGAAATATATCGATGGTAAATCAACAATGGCAATTCCAGCTAATATAGATGAAGCCAAAATGACTGAACTAAGAGAAATGGCAGTTACGGCATTCAAAGCTATCGATGGAACTGGATTATCTCGTGCAGACTTTTTCTTGGAGAGAAAAAGTGGTAACATTTATATTAATGAGCTGAATACATTGCCTGGCTTTACGCCATTTAGTATGTACCCATTGTTGTGGAGAGAAAGCGGACTTAGTTATCAACAATTGCTTGATGAGTTGTTGAATCTAGCTTTCGAACGCCATGCGGCTAAGCAACAAATTGATTTTGTTGGCGATAATATGTAA
- the acnA gene encoding aconitate hydratase AcnA, with amino-acid sequence MMATQNEYSVRSTLTSGGKEFTYYHLGGLEKQGFNDISRLPFSIKVLLEAAVRQFDGRAITSEHVKQLANWANGREDKEIPFIPARIVLQDFTGVPVVVDLAAMRDTVKKAGGDPKKINPLVPVDLVIDHSIMVDAFGTPEALEYNTKVEFERNEERYRFLRWAQTAFDNFRAVPPGTGIVHQVNLEYLASVAATKTIDGETVVFPDSLVGTDSHTTMINGLGVVGWGVGGIEAEAGMLGQPLYFVMPEVIGFKLTGSLAEGATATDLALTVTEMLRKKGVVGKFVEFFGPGLSNISLPDRATVANMAPEYGATVGFFPVDSETLSFMRQTGRKEDQIELVEAYYKAQDMYRTDATPDPVFSDIIELDLSTIVPSLAGPKRPQDRVELTNMKQAFNDIIRKPVDKGGYGLSEEKIAQSVPVKHPNGAETELKTGAVVIAAITSCTNTSNPSVMLAAGLVAKKAVERGLTKPAYVKSSLTPGSLVVTEYLNKANLIAPLEALGFHVAGYGCATCIGNSGPLPEEVSQAISDNDMTVGAVISGNRNFEGRVHAQVKANYLASPPLVVAYALAGTVNIDLSTEAIGYDAQGEAVYLKDIWPTNEEIKQAVASSLNPEMFNSKYENVFTQNERWNAINVPEGESYEWDEKSTYIQNPPFFSNLGTELNPIADIKGSNVLALMGDSVTTDHISPAGNITVNSPGGQYLIDNGVERKDFNSYGSRRGNHEVMMRGTFANIRIRNAVAPGTEGGVTTYLPTEEVMSIYDASMKYQAEGKNLVVIAGKEYGTGSSRDWAAKGTYLLGVKAVIAESFERIHRSNLVGMGVLPLQFKAGESWKTLGITGREVFDITGLSNDVQPSQEVKVTATREDGTVFEFDAIVRLDSLVDVDYYHNGGILQTVLRQMIANM; translated from the coding sequence ATGATGGCTACTCAAAATGAATATTCTGTTCGTTCCACATTAACCTCTGGCGGTAAAGAATTCACTTATTATCATCTTGGTGGATTAGAGAAACAAGGTTTCAATGATATTTCTAGACTTCCTTTCTCAATTAAAGTGCTTCTAGAAGCAGCAGTACGTCAATTCGACGGTCGCGCAATTACTTCTGAGCATGTAAAACAATTGGCTAACTGGGCTAACGGTCGCGAAGATAAAGAAATTCCATTTATCCCTGCTCGTATCGTATTGCAAGATTTTACAGGTGTTCCCGTTGTTGTTGATTTAGCAGCAATGCGTGACACAGTGAAAAAAGCTGGTGGAGATCCTAAGAAAATCAACCCACTCGTTCCTGTAGATCTAGTTATTGACCACTCTATCATGGTAGATGCTTTCGGTACTCCTGAAGCTCTTGAATATAATACTAAAGTTGAATTTGAGCGTAATGAAGAGCGTTACCGTTTCCTTCGTTGGGCACAAACAGCATTTGATAATTTCCGTGCCGTTCCTCCAGGAACTGGTATCGTTCACCAAGTTAACCTTGAGTATCTAGCATCTGTTGCTGCTACTAAAACAATCGATGGCGAAACAGTTGTATTCCCTGACTCTCTTGTTGGTACTGACTCTCACACAACAATGATCAACGGTCTTGGTGTTGTTGGTTGGGGCGTTGGTGGTATCGAGGCTGAAGCAGGTATGCTTGGTCAACCACTATACTTCGTTATGCCTGAAGTTATCGGTTTCAAATTAACAGGTAGCCTTGCTGAAGGTGCTACTGCGACTGACCTGGCTCTAACTGTTACTGAAATGCTTCGTAAAAAAGGCGTTGTTGGTAAATTCGTTGAGTTCTTCGGTCCTGGTCTATCTAATATCTCTCTTCCTGACCGTGCAACAGTAGCTAATATGGCTCCTGAGTATGGTGCTACTGTTGGTTTCTTCCCAGTTGATAGCGAGACGCTTTCATTCATGCGTCAAACAGGTCGTAAAGAGGATCAAATCGAGCTTGTTGAAGCTTACTATAAAGCACAAGATATGTATCGTACTGATGCTACTCCAGATCCTGTTTTCTCTGATATTATCGAGCTTGATCTTTCAACTATCGTGCCGTCTCTTGCAGGTCCAAAACGTCCGCAAGACCGTGTTGAACTTACAAATATGAAGCAAGCATTCAATGATATTATCCGTAAGCCAGTTGATAAAGGTGGCTATGGTCTATCTGAAGAAAAAATTGCTCAAAGCGTTCCAGTTAAGCATCCTAACGGTGCTGAAACAGAACTGAAAACCGGTGCAGTTGTAATCGCAGCTATTACAAGCTGTACGAATACTTCTAACCCAAGCGTAATGCTTGCTGCTGGTCTAGTAGCTAAAAAAGCTGTAGAACGTGGTCTTACTAAGCCTGCATACGTGAAGAGCTCTCTAACTCCTGGTTCTCTAGTTGTTACAGAATACTTGAACAAAGCTAACCTAATCGCACCACTAGAAGCTCTTGGTTTCCATGTTGCTGGTTATGGTTGTGCTACATGTATCGGTAACTCTGGTCCACTTCCAGAAGAAGTTAGCCAAGCTATTTCTGACAATGATATGACTGTTGGAGCTGTTATCTCTGGTAACCGTAACTTCGAAGGTCGTGTTCATGCTCAAGTTAAAGCAAACTATCTTGCATCGCCTCCACTTGTAGTCGCTTATGCGCTTGCTGGAACGGTTAACATTGACCTTTCAACTGAAGCAATTGGCTATGACGCACAAGGTGAAGCGGTATACTTGAAAGATATTTGGCCAACAAATGAAGAGATTAAGCAAGCCGTTGCTTCATCACTTAATCCTGAAATGTTCAATAGCAAATACGAGAACGTATTTACGCAAAATGAGCGTTGGAATGCTATTAATGTTCCAGAAGGCGAAAGCTATGAGTGGGATGAGAAATCAACATATATTCAAAACCCTCCATTCTTCTCTAACCTTGGTACAGAGTTGAATCCGATCGCTGATATTAAAGGTTCTAACGTACTTGCATTAATGGGCGATTCTGTAACAACGGATCATATCTCTCCTGCAGGTAACATTACAGTGAACAGCCCTGGTGGCCAATACTTGATCGATAATGGCGTAGAGCGCAAAGACTTTAACTCATATGGTTCTCGTCGTGGTAACCATGAAGTTATGATGCGTGGTACTTTCGCTAATATCCGTATCCGTAATGCTGTTGCTCCAGGAACTGAAGGTGGCGTAACAACTTACCTACCTACTGAAGAAGTAATGTCTATCTATGATGCTTCCATGAAGTATCAAGCAGAAGGTAAAAACCTTGTTGTTATCGCTGGTAAAGAGTATGGTACTGGTTCTTCTCGTGACTGGGCTGCTAAAGGTACTTACCTTCTAGGAGTTAAAGCAGTTATTGCTGAAAGCTTTGAGCGTATTCACCGTTCTAACCTTGTAGGTATGGGTGTGCTTCCGCTTCAATTCAAAGCCGGAGAAAGCTGGAAAACTCTAGGTATTACTGGACGTGAAGTATTCGATATTACTGGTCTTTCTAACGATGTTCAACCTAGCCAAGAAGTTAAGGTTACAGCGACTCGTGAAGATGGTACTGTGTTTGAATTCGACGCTATCGTTCGTCTTGACTCACTAGTGGATGTTGATTACTACCATAATGGTGGTATTCTTCAAACAGTACTACGTCAAATGATTGCTAATATGTAA
- a CDS encoding amidase domain-containing protein → MSRSPANPKRKPKKTPRVNKQAVLHATQGTRVQSQRQSNNYISHTLQQSNTPVIKASLPPLSSANLKERKLDWKPALQQYITRYNQAETDQFAPRLNDLYSDEIHHDRVEVRLDRIRERDLLRGVHAEGSETKAEIVQVNELDREIVVNLRLHVKRRLQQDGQQYIEERYDHERVWLMYDQGKWLITKIEPIMLERKPRFGGAVMDWSSEHEAEEEPPVIAVPYLNTDVIPNFRRTMQGKRYRRDLVVAYADQWWNKGNPTYEEFDSNCTNYVSQCIFAGDVPMIYTSRRDSGWWYKGRQQGKEWWSYSWAVSKALASFLMKPRKQGLRAVEKEYADELELGDIIVYDWNGNTRYQHTTIVTAFDAKGQPLVNANTAAGRHRYWDYQDSYAWTPNTHYRFFHITDYV, encoded by the coding sequence ATGAGTAGGTCACCAGCTAATCCAAAGCGCAAACCGAAAAAGACCCCGAGAGTAAATAAGCAGGCTGTATTACATGCAACACAAGGTACAAGAGTACAGTCACAGCGACAATCCAACAATTATATTTCTCATACATTGCAGCAATCCAATACTCCAGTAATTAAAGCCTCACTGCCCCCATTGAGCTCTGCTAATCTTAAAGAACGTAAATTAGATTGGAAGCCAGCATTACAGCAATATATAACAAGATACAATCAAGCTGAAACCGATCAATTTGCACCACGCTTAAATGACTTGTATAGCGACGAAATACATCATGATCGAGTAGAAGTTAGGCTAGATCGTATTCGTGAACGTGACCTTTTACGGGGCGTTCATGCGGAAGGCAGTGAAACGAAAGCAGAAATTGTACAAGTGAATGAACTGGATCGTGAGATTGTTGTAAATCTCCGTCTACATGTGAAAAGAAGATTACAACAAGATGGTCAACAATATATAGAGGAACGTTATGATCATGAACGAGTATGGTTAATGTACGATCAAGGAAAATGGTTAATAACTAAAATCGAGCCAATTATGTTAGAGCGTAAGCCTCGATTTGGTGGGGCAGTTATGGATTGGAGTTCTGAACATGAAGCGGAAGAAGAACCTCCTGTTATTGCAGTACCATACTTAAATACAGATGTTATTCCTAATTTCCGTAGAACGATGCAAGGGAAGCGTTATCGGCGTGATTTAGTCGTTGCATACGCGGATCAATGGTGGAATAAAGGAAATCCTACTTACGAAGAATTCGATTCGAATTGTACGAATTATGTTTCTCAATGTATCTTTGCAGGTGACGTACCAATGATCTATACTAGTAGAAGAGATAGTGGATGGTGGTACAAAGGAAGGCAGCAAGGTAAAGAATGGTGGAGTTACAGTTGGGCAGTTTCTAAGGCATTGGCATCTTTTCTAATGAAACCACGTAAGCAAGGTTTACGTGCTGTTGAGAAGGAATACGCTGACGAGCTAGAACTCGGAGACATTATCGTATATGACTGGAATGGAAATACTCGATATCAGCATACGACTATTGTGACGGCATTTGATGCGAAAGGTCAGCCGCTCGTTAATGCAAATACAGCAGCAGGCAGACATCGTTATTGGGATTATCAAGATTCTTATGCTTGGACACCTAATACTCATTACCGCTTCTTTCATATAACTGACTATGTATAG
- a CDS encoding ankyrin repeat domain-containing protein — translation MIFVIIGLLTGCQTNESLMKEDVTLMERSYIQAAESGETDKVLQWIEDGVNINATDDQGRTAILAATHGNQVDTVKALIQAGADINLQANNLDNPFLYAGAEGLLEILKVLIDAGADPTITNRFGGTALIPASEHGYVEVVKELLTRSKVNVNHINDLGWTALMEAIILNNGGEQQQQVIQLLIEHGADVTIPDNKGVTPLEHARNNKFTAIENLLVNAQ, via the coding sequence ATGATATTTGTTATTATAGGGCTGTTGACAGGATGTCAAACGAATGAAAGTCTAATGAAAGAGGATGTGACTTTGATGGAACGATCATACATACAAGCTGCGGAAAGCGGAGAAACGGATAAAGTATTACAATGGATCGAAGACGGAGTAAACATTAACGCAACAGATGATCAAGGGCGCACAGCAATTCTAGCAGCTACACATGGGAATCAAGTAGATACAGTAAAAGCGTTAATCCAAGCCGGGGCAGATATTAATCTCCAAGCGAACAACTTAGATAATCCATTTTTATATGCGGGTGCGGAGGGGTTATTGGAGATATTAAAGGTATTAATCGATGCTGGCGCTGATCCAACGATCACGAATCGTTTTGGTGGAACAGCACTTATTCCCGCCTCGGAACACGGATATGTTGAGGTTGTTAAAGAGTTGCTTACGCGTTCTAAAGTTAATGTTAATCACATTAATGATCTTGGGTGGACAGCGTTGATGGAAGCAATCATATTAAATAATGGCGGGGAACAACAACAACAAGTTATTCAGCTTCTTATCGAGCATGGAGCTGATGTCACGATTCCAGATAACAAAGGGGTTACACCTCTGGAACATGCAAGAAACAATAAGTTTACTGCCATTGAGAATTTATTAGTAAACGCTCAATGA
- a CDS encoding amidohydrolase has product MLNNSYWLTNVMLEQGYIYENEQVAGTSTKRCHIRIEGNIIAEIIGAEQDLQSNLPKYDCKELLMLPPFEEAHIHLDKTYYDGPWKAVKKVSNIFERIEEEKVLLPKLLPTAQQQAESILTLIQGFGATHVRCHSNIEPVSGLQRLEATKRALDTFSSKISSEIVAFPQHGLLRSDSVQLVKQSLAEGATLVGGVDPFSVDGDIERSLQTTVELAVSNNAGIDIHLHDGNDEGKQTLMRLADLTEEAGLHGKVTVSHAFWFAGADPIEALEVAKRMATLGMSITSTVPIGRMMMPLPMLYNNGVNVKLATDSLTDHWSPFGNGDLLETAGLFAKLYGRSDELSLSQTLGFITGGITPLDQKGDQVWPKTGDIASFVLLQASCSAEAIARRAERKAVWYEGRLVNGTL; this is encoded by the coding sequence ATGTTGAATAATTCATATTGGTTAACGAATGTAATGTTGGAGCAGGGTTATATTTATGAAAATGAACAGGTGGCGGGTACGAGTACGAAGCGTTGCCATATTCGAATTGAAGGTAATATCATTGCTGAAATTATTGGAGCAGAACAAGATCTACAAAGTAATCTTCCCAAATACGATTGTAAAGAATTATTGATGCTCCCTCCTTTCGAGGAGGCACATATTCATTTGGATAAAACGTATTATGATGGACCGTGGAAAGCAGTAAAAAAAGTATCAAACATCTTCGAAAGAATCGAAGAGGAGAAAGTATTATTACCGAAGCTCCTTCCAACGGCCCAACAACAAGCGGAGAGCATCTTGACGCTTATTCAGGGATTTGGTGCTACTCATGTTCGCTGTCATAGTAATATCGAGCCTGTTAGCGGGCTGCAGCGTTTAGAAGCAACTAAGCGAGCTCTTGACACATTCTCAAGTAAAATATCTTCTGAAATTGTAGCTTTCCCTCAGCATGGGCTTCTTCGTTCAGATTCGGTTCAACTCGTAAAACAATCATTGGCAGAGGGCGCAACTCTGGTAGGTGGAGTAGATCCATTCTCTGTCGATGGAGATATTGAAAGGTCACTTCAGACGACGGTAGAGTTAGCAGTTTCGAATAATGCTGGTATTGATATTCACTTACATGATGGCAACGATGAAGGTAAGCAAACGCTGATGCGTCTAGCTGATCTGACCGAAGAAGCAGGATTACATGGCAAGGTAACGGTTAGTCATGCGTTCTGGTTTGCAGGTGCCGACCCCATAGAAGCACTGGAAGTAGCAAAAAGGATGGCAACACTTGGTATGTCTATTACATCAACCGTTCCGATTGGTAGAATGATGATGCCACTTCCGATGCTCTATAATAACGGAGTAAATGTGAAGCTCGCAACGGATAGTCTAACGGATCACTGGTCTCCTTTTGGAAATGGGGATTTATTAGAGACGGCAGGACTCTTTGCCAAATTGTATGGTCGTAGTGATGAATTGTCACTTTCGCAAACGCTTGGATTCATTACAGGTGGAATAACGCCGCTCGATCAAAAAGGCGATCAGGTGTGGCCTAAGACTGGAGATATAGCAAGTTTTGTATTACTACAGGCAAGCTGTTCTGCAGAAGCAATAGCACGAAGAGCAGAGCGAAAAGCAGTATGGTATGAAGGGCGACTGGTGAATGGTACATTGTAA
- a CDS encoding inositol monophosphatase, with translation MNEEKLPPVVGVKSFTAVAINSAAKAGEWIKIKLGSFENLELKYSTADLVTEIDKGSERLIRKLIGTHFPDHAFLGEEGVEPGAEASSKAIADVKDAEYLWIVDPIDGTTNFVHGFPFFCVSIALAYKGEVIVGVIYDPMKDELFVAERGKGAYVHGKVLTVSKDNILQQSLIATGFPADPTHALPLNMKSLQHIAPKVRNVRVSGSAALHMAYVAAGRLSGFWEMNLNSWDLAAGSLLIQEAGGTVTDIDGKPYNLEVRNVVSSNGLIHSEFVDELQKSLQ, from the coding sequence GTGAATGAAGAAAAATTGCCTCCAGTTGTAGGGGTTAAGAGTTTCACAGCTGTCGCCATTAATAGTGCAGCAAAAGCTGGAGAATGGATTAAAATAAAACTAGGTAGTTTTGAAAATCTAGAATTAAAATATTCTACTGCAGATCTAGTTACGGAAATCGACAAAGGCTCAGAGCGATTGATTAGAAAATTAATTGGTACACACTTTCCTGATCATGCTTTTCTAGGTGAAGAAGGTGTTGAACCTGGTGCTGAAGCATCATCAAAAGCTATCGCAGATGTGAAGGATGCTGAATATTTATGGATTGTTGACCCAATCGATGGGACGACTAATTTCGTGCATGGGTTTCCATTTTTCTGTGTATCGATTGCATTAGCTTATAAGGGAGAAGTTATTGTCGGAGTCATCTATGATCCGATGAAAGATGAGCTTTTCGTAGCTGAAAGAGGTAAGGGTGCTTATGTACACGGTAAAGTATTGACTGTGTCCAAGGATAATATATTGCAACAAAGTCTTATTGCTACAGGTTTCCCAGCAGACCCTACACACGCACTACCACTTAATATGAAGAGTTTACAACATATTGCACCGAAAGTACGTAATGTTCGTGTGTCCGGCTCAGCAGCGCTACATATGGCGTATGTGGCAGCGGGACGTCTTTCAGGTTTTTGGGAAATGAATTTGAACAGTTGGGATCTTGCAGCTGGCTCACTTCTTATTCAAGAAGCGGGAGGTACGGTAACAGATATAGATGGTAAACCTTATAACTTAGAAGTGCGTAATGTTGTATCGTCTAATGGGCTTATTCATTCCGAGTTTGTCGATGAATTACAAAAGTCATTACAATAA